From one Dysidea avara chromosome 9, odDysAvar1.4, whole genome shotgun sequence genomic stretch:
- the LOC136266702 gene encoding TNF receptor-associated factor 3-like isoform X2 — MADCGGCDYQFVGDPPDEVICRICQYPSRNPYLTVCCGHVLCKSCLDGCIANSRACPVCRSKKFKSYINKQIDRKVRSLLVYCDKKEEGCQWKGEINDVNDHAYNYCQFQKVYCPNDCGELVQRQKISYHTEYECMYRIIECGHCQYRGKFCYVIYQHLEECPKFPLPCPNCCNTSITILRENLNAHEEVCPLAKVKCRYYELGCNSFITRRDLKGHNKSNVQYHLNLVMNDRYSLKSKLARVTEELEKTKDKLECVSNELEHTQCNYEQRLRCQKKSTERAEDAKFQKRIDIIEGVIAAAATPAQEVDEEI, encoded by the exons ATGGCAGATTGCGGAGGATGCGACTACCAGTTCGTGGGTGATCCGCCGGACGAAGTGATCTGTCGAATATGTCAGTATCCTAGTAGAAATCCATACCTCACTGTGTGTTGTGGGCATGTCTTGTGTAAGTCGTGTCTGGATGGATGCATAGCAAATTCCAGAGCTTGTCCGGTGTGCCGTTCTAAAAAGTTTAAAAGCTACATTAATAAGCAAATTGATCGTAAAGTCAGAAGCCTTCTTGTGTACTGTGACAAAAAAGAGGAAGGGTGTCAGTGGAAGGGTGAAATAAATGACGTAAATGACCATGCTTATAATTATTGCCAGTTTCAGAAGGTATATTGTCCAAATGATTGTGGGGAACTAGTACAAAGACAGAAAATATCTTACCATACAGAGTATGAGTGTATGTATCGTATAATTGAATGTGGGCACTGTCAATACAGAGGGAAGTTTTGTTATGTCATATACCAACACTTGGAGGAATGTCCAAAATTTCCACTCCCTTGTCCTAATTGCTGTAACACTAGTATTACTATACTTCGTGAGAATTTGAATGCACATGAAGAGGTTTGTCCACTTGCAAAAGTGAAATGCAGATATTATGAATTGGGATGTAACAGTTTCATTACCCGTAGGGACTTAAAGGGGCATAACAAATCAAATGTCCAATACCACCTTAACCTTGTCATGAATGACCGATATTCTTTAAAATCTAAGCTTGCTAGAGTAACTGAAGAACTGGAAAAAACAAAAGATAAATTAGAATGTGTTAGTAATGAACTAGAACACACCCAATGTAATTATGAGCAGCGCCTCCGTTGCCAAAAAAAAAGCACTGAGAGAGCAGAGGATGCTAAATTTCAGAAAAGGATTGACATCATTGAAGGTGTGATAG ctgcagcagccaccccagcacaaGAAGTAGATGAGGAAATATAA
- the LOC136266702 gene encoding TNF receptor-associated factor 3-like isoform X1, which translates to MADCGGCDYQFVGDPPDEVICRICQYPSRNPYLTVCCGHVLCKSCLDGCIANSRACPVCRSKKFKSYINKQIDRKVRSLLVYCDKKEEGCQWKGEINDVNDHAYNYCQFQKVYCPNDCGELVQRQKISYHTEYECMYRIIECGHCQYRGKFCYVIYQHLEECPKFPLPCPNCCNTSITILRENLNAHEEVCPLAKVKCRYYELGCNSFITRRDLKGHNKSNVQYHLNLVMNDRYSLKSKLARVTEELEKTKDKLECVSNELEHTQCNYEQRLRCQKKSTERAEDAKFQKRIDIIEGVIEHFISGRLFSFLTINKR; encoded by the exons ATGGCAGATTGCGGAGGATGCGACTACCAGTTCGTGGGTGATCCGCCGGACGAAGTGATCTGTCGAATATGTCAGTATCCTAGTAGAAATCCATACCTCACTGTGTGTTGTGGGCATGTCTTGTGTAAGTCGTGTCTGGATGGATGCATAGCAAATTCCAGAGCTTGTCCGGTGTGCCGTTCTAAAAAGTTTAAAAGCTACATTAATAAGCAAATTGATCGTAAAGTCAGAAGCCTTCTTGTGTACTGTGACAAAAAAGAGGAAGGGTGTCAGTGGAAGGGTGAAATAAATGACGTAAATGACCATGCTTATAATTATTGCCAGTTTCAGAAGGTATATTGTCCAAATGATTGTGGGGAACTAGTACAAAGACAGAAAATATCTTACCATACAGAGTATGAGTGTATGTATCGTATAATTGAATGTGGGCACTGTCAATACAGAGGGAAGTTTTGTTATGTCATATACCAACACTTGGAGGAATGTCCAAAATTTCCACTCCCTTGTCCTAATTGCTGTAACACTAGTATTACTATACTTCGTGAGAATTTGAATGCACATGAAGAGGTTTGTCCACTTGCAAAAGTGAAATGCAGATATTATGAATTGGGATGTAACAGTTTCATTACCCGTAGGGACTTAAAGGGGCATAACAAATCAAATGTCCAATACCACCTTAACCTTGTCATGAATGACCGATATTCTTTAAAATCTAAGCTTGCTAGAGTAACTGAAGAACTGGAAAAAACAAAAGATAAATTAGAATGTGTTAGTAATGAACTAGAACACACCCAATGTAATTATGAGCAGCGCCTCCGTTGCCAAAAAAAAAGCACTGAGAGAGCAGAGGATGCTAAATTTCAGAAAAGGATTGACATCATTGAAGGTGTGATAG AACATTTTATCTCTGGAAGATTATTCTCCTTCCTCACTATAAACAAACGTTAG